A section of the Lathamus discolor isolate bLatDis1 chromosome 6, bLatDis1.hap1, whole genome shotgun sequence genome encodes:
- the FIBIN gene encoding fin bud initiation factor homolog: protein MPAALRLLCLWCLCSFCRGYFEGPLYPEMSNGTLHHYFVPDGDYEENDDPERCQLLFRVSEQRRCGAAAAAGGGLSLREELTVLGRQVEDAGRVLEGIGKSISYDLDGEESYSTYLRRESAQISDAYSSSDRSLSELEGKFRQGQEQGAREEARLGDSFLGLLLHARALLRETRHISSGLRDKHDLLALTVRSHGARLSRLKNDYLRA from the coding sequence ATGCCGGCCGCGCTGCGCCTGCTGTGCCTGTGGTGCCTGTGCAGTTTCTGCCGCGGGTACTTTGAGGGTCCGCTGTACCCCGAGATGTCCAATGGGACCCTGCACCACTACTTCGTCCCCGATGGGGACTACGAGGAGAACGACGACCCCGAGAGGTGCCAGTTGCTGTTCAGGGTGAGCGAGCAGCGCCGGTGCGgcgcagcggcggcggcgggcggcgggctCAGCCTGCGGGAGGAGCTGACGGTGCTGGGCCGGCAGGTGGAGGACGCGGGCCGGGTGCTGGAGGGCATCGGCAAGAGCATCTCCTACGACCTGGACGGTGAGGAGAGCTACAGCACCTACCTGCGCCGAGAATCCGCTCAGATCAGCGACGCCTACTCCAGCTCGGACCGGTCGCTGAGCGAGCTGGAGGGCAAGTTCCGTCagggccaggagcagggggctcGGGAGGAGGCTCGCCTGGGCGACAGcttcctggggctgctgctgcacgCCCGCGCTCTGCTCCGGGAGACCCGACACATCTCCAGCGGGCTGCGGGACAAGCACGACCTCCTCGCCCTCACCGTCCGCAGCCACGGCGCACGCCTCAGCCGCCTGAAGAACGACTATCTCCGCGCCTGA